The following are encoded together in the Paraburkholderia sp. BL10I2N1 genome:
- the tnpB gene encoding IS66 family insertion sequence element accessory protein TnpB (TnpB, as the term is used for proteins encoded by IS66 family insertion elements, is considered an accessory protein, since TnpC, encoded by a neighboring gene, is a DDE family transposase.) gives MIRIEAIWLATEPIDMRAGIDTVLARVVKVFGAARPHHAYLFANKHSTRMKVLVYDGFGIWLAARRLNKGRFIWTNGDQAIATALNPEQLRALVTGLPWQTLTHDHAITVV, from the coding sequence ATGATCCGCATCGAGGCGATCTGGCTGGCGACGGAGCCCATCGATATGCGCGCCGGCATCGACACGGTCCTGGCGCGTGTGGTCAAGGTGTTCGGCGCGGCACGTCCGCACCACGCCTACCTGTTCGCCAATAAGCATTCGACGCGCATGAAGGTACTGGTGTACGACGGGTTCGGTATCTGGTTGGCTGCGCGTCGCCTGAACAAGGGGCGGTTCATCTGGACGAATGGGGACCAGGCGATCGCCACCGCGCTCAATCCCGAGCAGTTGCGAGCGCTCGTGACCGGACTACCGTGGCAGACGCTCACACACGATCACGCGATTACGGTCGTGTAA
- a CDS encoding zinc ribbon domain-containing protein YjdM, whose amino-acid sequence MSNVPACPQCAMENTYPDGDNYICADCGHEWPIAANESDDNDTNTVVKDANGNVLADGDSVVLIKDLKVKGSSITLKMGTKIKSIRLVGGDHEVDCKMDAGSFMLKACYLKKI is encoded by the coding sequence ATGTCGAACGTGCCAGCCTGCCCGCAATGCGCGATGGAAAACACGTACCCGGACGGCGACAACTATATCTGCGCCGACTGCGGCCACGAATGGCCCATTGCGGCAAACGAGTCTGACGACAATGACACGAACACCGTCGTCAAGGATGCCAACGGCAATGTCCTCGCCGATGGTGATTCGGTCGTGCTCATCAAGGATCTGAAAGTGAAGGGCTCGTCGATCACGCTGAAAATGGGCACGAAGATCAAGAGCATCCGCCTCGTCGGCGGTGATCACGAAGTTGACTGCAAGATGGACGCCGGGAGCTTTATGCTCAAGGCCTGTTATCTGAAGAAAATCTGA
- a CDS encoding YbdD/YjiX family protein, whose product MRMIFGANPPTGGEPAANAPGTRLPGMTRAMRKAYLQLFGIPDYERYVEHMASHHPDEPLLSRREFCAKAIDRKYAHNGPRCC is encoded by the coding sequence ATGAGAATGATCTTCGGGGCAAATCCGCCGACGGGTGGCGAGCCTGCCGCAAATGCGCCAGGCACACGCCTCCCGGGCATGACGCGGGCAATGCGCAAGGCCTACCTGCAGCTGTTCGGGATTCCGGACTACGAACGCTATGTCGAGCACATGGCATCGCATCACCCGGACGAACCGTTACTGTCGCGACGCGAGTTCTGCGCGAAAGCAATCGACCGGAAATACGCGCACAACGGGCCGCGGTGCTGCTAG
- the fabZ gene encoding 3-hydroxyacyl-ACP dehydratase FabZ has translation MSTEKINLDIHRILTLLPHRYPILLVDRVLELEPHKRIRALKNVSVNEPYFTGHFPSRPVMPGVLILEALAQTAALLTFSEEPHDPASTLYLFVGIDNARFRHVVEPGDQLILNATFERHMRGIWKFKARAEVDGVVVAEAGLICTVRHTDGDGR, from the coding sequence ATGAGCACTGAAAAAATCAATCTCGACATTCACAGGATTCTCACGCTGCTGCCGCATCGCTATCCGATCCTGCTGGTCGATCGGGTACTCGAACTCGAGCCGCACAAGCGCATCAGGGCGCTGAAGAACGTATCGGTCAATGAACCGTACTTCACGGGTCACTTCCCGAGTCGTCCGGTGATGCCGGGCGTGCTGATTCTGGAAGCGCTCGCGCAGACGGCTGCACTGTTGACCTTCTCGGAAGAACCACATGATCCGGCCAGCACCCTGTACCTGTTCGTCGGCATCGACAACGCGCGCTTCAGGCACGTGGTGGAACCTGGAGATCAACTGATCCTGAACGCGACGTTCGAGCGGCATATGCGCGGTATCTGGAAGTTCAAGGCTCGCGCCGAAGTGGATGGCGTGGTCGTGGCAGAGGCCGGTCTGATCTGCACGGTCAGACACACGGATGGGGACGGCCGGTAA
- a CDS encoding amino acid-binding protein, with protein sequence MELIVERVDVWAATVEDKPGGLATVLSALRDAGADLQFVVARRTPEAPGKGVVFVAPLQGDAEIRAATQVGFNVTPSLHSVRVMGLDQLGIVAELTQKLADGEINLRGVSAAVLGSQFIAYLAVDSLEDANQAMDILQRA encoded by the coding sequence ATGGAACTGATCGTGGAACGGGTCGATGTCTGGGCAGCCACCGTCGAGGACAAACCGGGCGGGCTCGCGACAGTATTAAGCGCCCTGCGGGATGCTGGGGCAGACTTGCAGTTCGTCGTTGCGCGACGCACGCCGGAAGCACCAGGCAAGGGGGTCGTGTTTGTCGCACCGCTGCAGGGGGACGCGGAGATCCGTGCCGCCACACAGGTGGGGTTCAACGTCACCCCGAGCCTTCACTCCGTCCGTGTGATGGGGCTGGACCAGTTGGGGATCGTCGCGGAATTGACCCAGAAGCTGGCAGACGGGGAAATCAACCTCCGCGGTGTGTCGGCCGCTGTACTCGGCTCCCAGTTCATTGCCTATCTCGCGGTCGACTCGCTGGAGGATGCCAATCAGGCGATGGACATCCTGCAGAGGGCTTGA
- a CDS encoding IS66 family transposase yields the protein MNLPANLDALSPDELRTLAAQLMAQVGENERELRYRKTRIDQLTHEIAVLRRLHFGKRSEQLNAEQLSLLNEAIDADLAALEIELEQLQPDTPPDKQRQKPRRTPLPPHLPRTDIHHEPDDKTCSCGCQRVRIGEDVSEKLDYTPGVFTVERHIRGKWACKACETLIQAPVPPHVIDKGIPTAGLLAQVLVAKYGDHLPLYRQERIFERAGLAIPQSTLGEWVGVCGVRLQPLVDALRDELLQQGVLHADETPVQMLVPGKGKTQRAYVWAYATTQFADVRAVVYEFADSRAGEHARTFLGKWRGKLVCDDYSAYKAGFELGITEIGCAAHARRKFFELYANHKSQIAEQALKYFVALYDVERDVADLKPDRRCIERQERARPIADALHAWMTGQRKLVSEGSAIARALDYSLKRWDALTRYLVDGHVPIDNNWLENQIRPWALGRANWLFAGSLRAGQRAAAIMSLIRSAQLNGHDPYVYLKDVLNRLPTHRADHIAQLLPHRWAPITA from the coding sequence ATGAACCTGCCCGCCAACCTCGACGCTCTGAGCCCCGACGAACTGCGCACACTGGCTGCGCAGTTGATGGCTCAGGTCGGCGAGAACGAGCGGGAACTGCGCTACCGTAAGACGCGCATCGACCAGCTCACACACGAGATTGCCGTGCTCAGGCGTCTGCATTTCGGCAAGCGCAGCGAGCAGCTCAACGCCGAGCAACTGAGTCTGCTCAATGAGGCGATCGATGCCGATCTGGCAGCACTCGAAATCGAACTTGAGCAGTTGCAGCCGGATACACCACCGGATAAGCAACGACAGAAGCCCAGGCGCACACCGCTGCCTCCGCACTTGCCGCGCACCGACATCCACCATGAACCCGACGACAAGACGTGCTCCTGCGGTTGCCAGCGAGTGCGTATCGGCGAGGACGTCAGCGAGAAGCTGGACTATACGCCGGGCGTGTTCACGGTCGAGCGGCACATTCGCGGCAAGTGGGCCTGCAAGGCGTGCGAAACGCTGATTCAGGCGCCTGTTCCGCCTCATGTGATCGACAAGGGCATCCCTACCGCCGGCTTGCTCGCGCAAGTGCTGGTCGCCAAATACGGCGATCACTTGCCGCTGTACCGTCAGGAACGCATCTTCGAACGCGCGGGTCTTGCAATTCCCCAATCAACGCTTGGCGAGTGGGTTGGCGTTTGCGGCGTGCGGTTGCAGCCGCTAGTCGACGCGCTGCGCGACGAGCTTCTGCAACAGGGTGTGCTGCACGCCGATGAGACGCCGGTGCAAATGCTGGTTCCCGGTAAAGGAAAAACGCAACGCGCCTATGTATGGGCGTATGCCACCACGCAGTTCGCCGACGTGCGCGCAGTGGTCTATGAATTCGCGGATAGCCGTGCTGGCGAACATGCTCGCACGTTCCTCGGCAAATGGCGTGGCAAGCTGGTGTGTGATGATTACAGCGCCTATAAAGCCGGATTCGAGCTGGGCATCACTGAAATCGGCTGCGCGGCACATGCCAGGAGGAAGTTCTTCGAACTGTACGCCAACCACAAGAGCCAGATCGCGGAACAGGCCCTGAAATACTTCGTCGCGCTATACGACGTCGAGCGCGACGTTGCAGACCTGAAGCCCGATCGAAGATGTATCGAGCGCCAAGAGCGAGCGCGACCCATTGCCGATGCATTGCATGCCTGGATGACCGGTCAGCGCAAACTGGTCTCCGAGGGATCGGCGATCGCCAGGGCACTCGACTACAGCCTCAAGCGATGGGACGCGCTTACACGCTACCTGGTCGATGGGCATGTGCCCATCGACAACAACTGGCTGGAAAATCAGATTCGTCCATGGGCCCTGGGAAGGGCGAACTGGCTCTTCGCGGGCTCTTTGCGTGCGGGCCAACGTGCAGCCGCGATTATGAGCCTGATTCGATCAGCGCAGCTCAACGGCCATGATCCATACGTCTACCTGAAAGACGTACTGAATCGCTTGCCAACGCATCGCGCCGACCACATCGCTCAGCTACTGCCTCATCGCTGGGCGCCAATCACCGCCTGA
- a CDS encoding reverse transcriptase domain-containing protein — MKPESVSTKQERIAMLARSNPEMAFTSLNHNIDFEWVRYAYDCTRKDGAVGVDGQSGEDYAVNLTQNLLGLVDRLKSGRYRAQPVRRHFIAKADGGRRGLGIPSFEDKVAQRAIVMLLEPIYEHDFHDCSFGFRPGRSAHEALRSVWKGVMYRGGQWVLDVDVRKYCGASVFFGHRFGVKRVIQTGVVDVEES; from the coding sequence TTGAAACCTGAAAGCGTGTCAACGAAACAGGAACGAATAGCCATGCTGGCGAGAAGTAATCCCGAGATGGCGTTCACCTCGTTAAATCACAACATCGACTTTGAGTGGGTGAGGTATGCCTACGACTGTACGCGTAAGGATGGTGCAGTCGGCGTCGATGGGCAGTCTGGAGAGGACTATGCGGTGAATCTTACGCAGAATCTTCTCGGGCTAGTCGACCGGCTCAAGTCAGGCCGCTACCGCGCGCAGCCGGTCCGTCGGCATTTCATCGCCAAGGCGGACGGCGGTCGTCGCGGGCTCGGTATTCCTTCCTTCGAAGACAAGGTGGCTCAGCGTGCCATCGTCATGCTTCTGGAGCCGATCTATGAACATGACTTTCACGACTGCTCCTTTGGCTTCAGACCCGGTCGCAGTGCTCACGAGGCGTTGCGTTCTGTGTGGAAGGGAGTTATGTATCGTGGTGGACAGTGGGTGCTCGACGTTGATGTTCGGAAATACTGCGGCGCCTCCGTTTTTTTTGGACACAGATTTGGGGTAAAACGTGTGATCCAAACTGGAGTGGTTGATGTTGAAGAAAGCTGA
- a CDS encoding IS3 family transposase: MSHTISVSAGKSFGLQRVCQVLQFPRSTIYAVRARAAANVVPIIPGRRGPKPKMPDTELLKAIRDDLAASPFTGEGHRKVWARLRILRGIRVSRTRVLRLMREHSLLSPHRRPKGEPNLHDGRITTDCPNEMWGTDGVRVATVDDGMVWIFSAVDHCDGLCTGIHAAKIGDRFAALEPISQGLLAEFGSVVADSGRGLSLRMDHGSQYTSDDFRDQIRFWGIAPSYAFVAEPQTNGVAERFNRTMKEQAIHGRIFKNLEEVRAAAIAFKDRYNRDWRLEKLGFKSPLEARQERLMKLAA, translated from the coding sequence ATGAGCCACACGATCTCCGTCAGTGCAGGCAAGTCCTTTGGATTGCAGCGGGTCTGCCAGGTGCTCCAGTTCCCGCGCTCGACGATCTACGCGGTGCGTGCGAGAGCGGCAGCTAACGTGGTGCCGATCATCCCGGGGCGTCGCGGCCCCAAGCCGAAGATGCCCGATACCGAACTGCTGAAGGCTATTCGCGACGATCTGGCAGCGTCGCCATTCACCGGCGAAGGTCATCGCAAGGTCTGGGCACGGCTGCGCATCTTGCGAGGCATCCGGGTCTCCAGAACCCGTGTGTTGCGATTGATGCGTGAGCACAGTCTGCTCTCGCCGCACCGGCGGCCAAAAGGCGAACCCAACCTTCACGACGGCCGGATCACGACCGACTGCCCCAATGAGATGTGGGGTACCGATGGCGTGCGCGTCGCGACCGTGGACGACGGCATGGTGTGGATCTTCTCGGCCGTTGATCACTGCGATGGCCTGTGCACCGGCATCCATGCGGCGAAAATCGGTGACCGCTTCGCTGCCCTCGAGCCGATCTCCCAGGGGCTGCTGGCCGAGTTTGGCTCGGTAGTCGCCGACTCGGGGCGCGGGTTGTCGCTGCGCATGGATCACGGTTCGCAATACACCTCGGACGACTTCCGCGACCAGATCCGGTTCTGGGGCATCGCGCCCAGCTACGCCTTTGTCGCCGAACCGCAGACCAACGGCGTCGCCGAGCGGTTCAACCGGACAATGAAGGAACAGGCGATTCATGGGCGCATCTTCAAAAACCTGGAGGAAGTTCGTGCTGCCGCCATCGCATTCAAGGATCGATACAATCGCGACTGGCGTCTTGAAAAGCTGGGCTTCAAATCACCCCTCGAAGCCCGTCAGGAAAGGCTGATGAAACTGGCCGCCTGA
- the acs gene encoding acetate--CoA ligase: protein MSRNKSPRHATTEQQTVDVSEAQIAVHWPEEDYFPPPTPFVAQANLADPGVFERFSLERFPEYFKEFADLLDWYKYWETTFDASHPPFWRWFVGGRINACYNCVDRHLPGYRNKTAIHFVPEPESEAVQHLTYQELFVRVNEFAALLRDFGGLKAGDRVTLHMPMVAELPITMLACARLGVIHSQVFSGFSGKACGDRVSDSGSRLLITMDAYYRAGELLDHKEKADAAVMEAASTGHQVDKVLIWQRYPGRHSSPTKLVDGRDVIINDVLGRFRGKRVEPVQMPAEAPLFLMYTSGTTGRPKGCQHSTGGYLAYVTWTSKYIQDIHPEDVYWCMADIGWITGHSYIVYGPLALAASSVMYEGVPAYPDAGRPWRIAENLGVNTFHTSPTAIRALRRNGPDEPAKYNYRFKHMTTVGEPIEPEVWKWYHAVVGKGEAVIVDTWWQTENGGFLCSTVPAIHKMKPGSTGPAIPGIHPVIYDDEGKELPGGSGKAGNICIRNPWPGSFQTIWKDPDRYVSQYYARYCKDPGSKDWRDWPYMAGDGAVQALDGYYRILGRIDDVINVAGHRLGTKEIESAALLVSEVVEAAVVPVADPIKGKVPDLYVSLKPGLAPSVKLADKVTASVVSQIGAIARPRRVVIVPDMPKTRSGKIMRRVLAAISSHQDPGDVSTLANPEIVEQIKELAR from the coding sequence ATGTCGCGCAACAAGTCACCGCGCCACGCTACCACCGAGCAACAGACGGTCGACGTCTCCGAGGCGCAGATCGCCGTGCACTGGCCGGAGGAAGACTATTTCCCGCCGCCGACTCCATTCGTTGCGCAGGCCAATCTGGCAGATCCAGGTGTGTTCGAACGCTTTTCCCTCGAACGGTTTCCCGAGTACTTCAAGGAGTTCGCGGACCTTCTGGACTGGTACAAATACTGGGAGACGACGTTCGACGCCAGCCATCCCCCGTTCTGGCGCTGGTTCGTCGGCGGCAGGATCAACGCGTGTTACAACTGTGTGGATCGCCACCTCCCCGGCTACAGGAACAAGACGGCGATCCATTTCGTGCCCGAGCCGGAGAGTGAGGCGGTACAGCACCTCACCTACCAGGAGCTTTTCGTACGCGTCAACGAGTTTGCGGCCCTGCTGCGCGATTTCGGCGGTCTGAAGGCGGGCGACCGTGTGACCCTGCATATGCCGATGGTAGCGGAGCTCCCTATCACCATGCTCGCATGCGCCCGGCTCGGCGTGATTCACTCGCAGGTCTTCAGCGGATTCAGTGGAAAGGCGTGCGGCGATCGGGTCTCGGATTCCGGGAGCCGCCTGTTGATCACGATGGACGCCTATTACCGCGCCGGTGAGCTCCTTGATCACAAGGAGAAGGCTGACGCTGCAGTCATGGAGGCCGCCAGCACCGGTCATCAGGTCGACAAGGTTCTGATCTGGCAGCGCTACCCGGGCAGGCACTCGAGTCCCACGAAGCTCGTGGATGGACGCGACGTCATCATCAACGACGTCCTTGGGAGATTTCGTGGCAAACGGGTCGAGCCCGTGCAGATGCCGGCCGAGGCGCCGCTTTTCCTCATGTACACAAGCGGCACCACAGGGCGGCCCAAAGGCTGCCAGCACTCCACCGGTGGCTACCTTGCCTACGTCACGTGGACGTCAAAGTACATCCAGGACATCCATCCCGAAGACGTTTACTGGTGCATGGCCGACATCGGCTGGATCACCGGCCACTCCTACATCGTCTACGGCCCGCTCGCGCTCGCCGCTTCCTCGGTTATGTACGAAGGTGTGCCGGCGTATCCGGACGCGGGGCGGCCGTGGCGTATCGCTGAAAACCTCGGGGTCAACACCTTTCACACGTCGCCCACGGCAATCCGCGCGCTACGACGCAACGGACCTGACGAACCCGCGAAATACAACTACCGTTTCAAACACATGACGACCGTTGGTGAGCCTATCGAGCCCGAAGTGTGGAAGTGGTACCACGCTGTGGTCGGCAAGGGCGAGGCGGTCATCGTGGACACCTGGTGGCAGACCGAAAACGGCGGATTCCTTTGCAGCACGGTGCCGGCGATCCACAAGATGAAGCCCGGCAGCACGGGCCCCGCTATTCCAGGCATTCATCCGGTGATCTACGACGACGAGGGAAAAGAGCTGCCGGGCGGTTCGGGCAAGGCCGGCAACATCTGCATCCGCAACCCCTGGCCCGGATCCTTCCAGACCATCTGGAAGGATCCGGATCGCTACGTCAGCCAGTACTACGCGCGCTATTGCAAGGATCCCGGGAGTAAAGACTGGCGCGACTGGCCGTATATGGCTGGTGATGGCGCGGTGCAGGCACTGGACGGTTACTATCGGATCCTCGGCCGCATTGACGACGTGATCAATGTTGCCGGCCATCGCCTCGGCACCAAGGAAATCGAGTCGGCAGCTCTTCTCGTGTCCGAGGTTGTCGAGGCAGCAGTGGTACCGGTCGCCGACCCGATAAAGGGCAAGGTGCCTGACCTCTATGTTTCATTGAAACCGGGACTCGCGCCCTCCGTGAAGCTTGCGGATAAAGTCACGGCATCGGTGGTTTCCCAGATCGGCGCAATCGCGCGGCCGCGCCGTGTCGTCATCGTGCCCGATATGCCCAAGACGCGCTCGGGAAAAATCATGCGCCGTGTGCTCGCGGCAATTTCCAGTCATCAGGATCCTGGCGACGTATCCACCCTTGCCAATCCGGAGATTGTTGAACAGATCAAGGAACTCGCCCGGTAG
- the ltrA gene encoding group II intron reverse transcriptase/maturase — MKPESVSTKQERIAMLARSNPEMAFTSLNHNIDFEWVRYAYDCTRKDGAVGVDGQSGEDYAVNLTQNLLGLVDRLKSGRYRAQPVRRHFIAKADGGRRGLGIPSFEDKVAQRAIVMLLEPIYEHDFHDCSFGFRPGRSAHEALRSVWKGVMYRGGQWVLDVDVRKYFDSIDRAKLRELLARRVTDGVVRRLIDKWLKAGVLDDGQLTYPDSGTPQGGVISPCLANVFLHYVLDEWFAAEVQPRLRGPSTLVRFADDFVVILAHKDDAERVMRVLEKRLGKYGLELHPDKTRMIDFRFQPQFGHDDDQKPLATTFNFLGFTHVWVTSEKGRAMVRQLTAKDRIARTLKTINQVCRSMRTRPLRDQHRRLCRMLKGHYAYFGISGNYERLATLPYQVARIWRKWLSRRSNKRSLPWVAFAGILKLFPLPQPRIVHSYAKS, encoded by the coding sequence TTGAAACCTGAAAGCGTGTCAACGAAACAGGAACGAATAGCCATGCTGGCGAGAAGTAATCCCGAGATGGCGTTCACCTCGTTAAATCACAACATCGACTTTGAGTGGGTGAGGTATGCCTACGACTGTACGCGTAAGGATGGTGCAGTCGGCGTCGATGGGCAGTCTGGAGAGGACTATGCGGTGAATCTTACGCAGAATCTTCTCGGGCTAGTCGACCGGCTCAAGTCAGGCCGCTACCGCGCGCAGCCGGTCCGTCGGCATTTCATCGCCAAGGCGGACGGCGGTCGTCGCGGGCTCGGTATTCCTTCCTTCGAAGACAAGGTGGCTCAGCGTGCCATCGTCATGCTTCTGGAGCCGATCTATGAACATGACTTTCACGACTGCTCCTTTGGCTTCAGACCCGGTCGCAGTGCTCACGAGGCGTTGCGTTCTGTGTGGAAGGGAGTTATGTATCGTGGTGGACAGTGGGTGCTCGACGTTGATGTTCGGAAATACTTCGACAGCATCGATCGGGCCAAATTGAGAGAGCTTCTCGCCAGACGAGTCACCGATGGCGTGGTAAGAAGATTGATCGACAAGTGGCTGAAAGCGGGCGTACTGGACGATGGCCAGCTAACGTATCCTGATTCCGGTACCCCCCAGGGCGGGGTGATTTCACCCTGCCTCGCCAACGTGTTTCTGCATTATGTTCTGGACGAATGGTTTGCTGCTGAGGTGCAACCGCGCCTTCGCGGTCCGAGCACCCTGGTTCGTTTCGCGGACGACTTTGTCGTGATACTCGCGCACAAAGACGATGCGGAACGAGTCATGCGGGTGCTGGAAAAGCGACTGGGCAAGTACGGCCTGGAATTGCATCCGGACAAAACCCGGATGATTGATTTCCGCTTCCAACCGCAATTCGGCCACGATGATGACCAGAAGCCGTTGGCCACGACCTTCAACTTCCTCGGATTCACCCACGTGTGGGTGACTTCGGAGAAGGGCCGGGCCATGGTGCGGCAATTAACCGCCAAAGATCGCATCGCGCGTACGCTTAAAACGATAAACCAGGTTTGCCGTAGTATGCGGACCAGGCCGCTTCGCGATCAGCACCGGCGTCTGTGTCGGATGCTCAAGGGGCACTATGCCTACTTCGGCATCAGCGGGAACTATGAGCGCCTGGCGACCCTGCCGTACCAGGTCGCACGCATCTGGCGAAAGTGGTTATCGCGAAGGTCGAACAAACGCTCTCTGCCATGGGTTGCCTTTGCAGGAATACTCAAACTATTTCCGCTGCCGCAGCCTCGGATTGTCCATAGCTACGCAAAATCGTGA
- a CDS encoding transposase, with translation MNENEVGSEVVQPRRRRRHSKEFKEKVIRAAMQPNVSIAAVALHYQLNANLLRRWVAAQEEQDLAREARQSMSVPPAEFVPLQLQAPGAVPASTEIQIEVRRGAATVMVRWPLCAAADCAAWLQGWLR, from the coding sequence ATGAACGAAAATGAAGTGGGTTCTGAAGTGGTGCAGCCGAGGCGGCGCCGTCGGCACAGCAAGGAGTTCAAGGAGAAGGTGATTCGTGCGGCGATGCAGCCGAATGTGTCAATCGCTGCGGTCGCGCTGCATTACCAGTTGAATGCGAATTTGTTGCGCCGATGGGTGGCTGCACAGGAGGAACAGGACCTCGCACGTGAGGCGCGCCAGTCGATGAGCGTGCCGCCGGCGGAGTTCGTTCCGCTGCAACTGCAGGCGCCGGGCGCGGTGCCCGCTTCGACGGAGATTCAGATCGAGGTGCGCCGGGGAGCGGCGACCGTCATGGTGCGCTGGCCGCTTTGTGCCGCAGCCGATTGCGCCGCCTGGTTGCAAGGGTGGCTGCGATGA
- a CDS encoding transposase produces MLKKADSKAIAPDAQEGARSATESASGAAEVKRWSTGRKRSVVLRLLRGEPVDAVSREVGVTIAELEQWRELALAGMEAGLKARTTDPLQARLNDAVRRVGELSMEVEILRKERELQARRPLSVRRSST; encoded by the coding sequence ATGTTGAAGAAAGCTGATTCGAAGGCGATTGCGCCAGATGCGCAGGAAGGAGCGCGTAGCGCGACTGAAAGCGCCTCTGGCGCGGCCGAAGTCAAACGCTGGTCGACCGGCCGCAAGCGTAGCGTGGTGCTTCGGCTGCTGCGCGGCGAACCCGTTGACGCCGTGTCCCGCGAAGTCGGTGTGACGATCGCCGAGCTCGAGCAATGGCGTGAACTGGCGCTGGCCGGCATGGAGGCCGGCCTCAAGGCACGCACCACCGATCCACTGCAAGCGCGGCTGAACGACGCCGTGCGACGGGTCGGCGAGTTGTCCATGGAAGTCGAGATCCTGCGCAAGGAGCGTGAGTTGCAGGCCCGTCGCCCTTTGAGCGTCCGGAGATCGTCGACATGA
- a CDS encoding IS30 family transposase gives MTRRFKVTWPGAYERTQYQQLQPEERLTIASLHLQGSSIRAMARILGRSPATVSRELTRNSSPSGYASVPAEALCAARRSAGRRPTKLCLQSVCWRIVLTLLQWKWSPQQISGTLKRMYPSDPTQQVSHESIYTAIYAQPRGELRRQLIACLRHGHSTRMPRTRGTDRRGQIPDMVSIHVRPPEIEDRLLPGHWEGDFIKGAGNQSSVGVLVERTSRLVLLAKMEDATAASALAGFSAKLNSIVAPLRQSFTYDQGKEMSRHKELAAATGVKVYFCDPHSPWQRGTCENTNGLLRQYLPKGTDLSVYSQDELDAIADSLNSRPRATHNFHSPFEVFAAALASASQPQGSKH, from the coding sequence ATGACCCGCCGGTTCAAGGTGACATGGCCGGGCGCTTACGAAAGAACTCAGTACCAGCAACTTCAACCTGAAGAGCGTTTGACCATTGCAAGCCTGCATCTGCAGGGTTCGAGTATCCGGGCCATGGCCCGGATACTCGGGCGCTCGCCGGCCACCGTTAGCCGTGAACTGACGCGAAACAGCTCTCCCTCAGGTTACGCATCGGTGCCGGCTGAAGCACTCTGCGCCGCACGACGCAGCGCGGGCCGGCGCCCTACAAAGCTTTGCCTGCAAAGCGTCTGCTGGCGTATCGTTCTCACCCTGCTCCAGTGGAAATGGTCACCCCAGCAGATATCGGGCACACTCAAGCGTATGTATCCGAGCGACCCGACCCAGCAGGTTTCGCACGAATCCATCTACACAGCCATCTACGCCCAGCCGCGCGGCGAACTGCGCCGTCAGCTCATTGCGTGCCTGCGCCATGGCCACAGCACGCGCATGCCGCGTACACGGGGCACAGACCGGCGCGGACAGATTCCCGACATGGTCAGTATTCATGTGCGGCCGCCCGAAATCGAGGACCGGCTGCTGCCTGGACACTGGGAAGGGGACTTCATCAAGGGGGCCGGCAACCAGTCCTCGGTAGGCGTGCTGGTCGAACGGACCAGCCGTCTGGTGCTCCTTGCAAAAATGGAAGACGCCACCGCCGCTTCCGCGCTGGCGGGCTTCTCCGCCAAACTCAATTCGATTGTCGCGCCACTGCGGCAGAGCTTCACCTACGACCAGGGCAAAGAAATGTCGCGCCATAAAGAGCTCGCTGCCGCAACCGGCGTGAAGGTGTACTTCTGCGACCCGCACAGTCCCTGGCAACGCGGCACTTGCGAAAACACCAACGGGCTGCTGCGCCAGTATCTGCCCAAAGGCACCGACCTTTCGGTCTACAGTCAGGACGAACTCGACGCCATCGCCGACAGTCTGAATAGCCGGCCTCGTGCAACTCACAACTTCCATTCACCATTCGAGGTCTTCGCCGCGGCCCTTGCATCAGCAAGTCAACCTCAAGGCTCTAAACATTAA